A region of the Pseudomonas sp. A34-9 genome:
GAGTTGGCCACACGACTTTACGAATCTCGGTGCGAGCTTCCTTAACGAGTACAAAGAAAGACTTGCCCTTCGCAGTCTGCAGGCCTACAAAGGCAGCTACAGCAGCAATGACAAGCAAAGCGAGTACACGGTACAGGATCGGCGAAGCAGAGTAATACTGATTGCCAACAACGCCAACAACCACCAAAGCGACAACTACAAGCCACTTGAGCAGA
Encoded here:
- the secE gene encoding preprotein translocase subunit SecE — translated: MTPKAEAQGSRFDLLKWLVVVALVVVGVVGNQYYSASPILYRVLALLVIAAVAAFVGLQTAKGKSFFVLVKEARTEIRKVVWPTRQETTQTTLIVVAVVLVMALLLWGLDSLLGWLVSLIVG